From Ailuropoda melanoleuca isolate Jingjing chromosome 8, ASM200744v2, whole genome shotgun sequence, a single genomic window includes:
- the LOC100482578 gene encoding LOW QUALITY PROTEIN: olfactory receptor 10Z1-like (The sequence of the model RefSeq protein was modified relative to this genomic sequence to represent the inferred CDS: inserted 2 bases in 1 codon), with product MSNHTTVSTFLLWGFSSFPDLRGLLFVMIFXSHGIILTANVSIMVAVKLSHNLHTPMYFFLCGLSFSETCSTMAIIPRMLVDLLSDSKTISLPECATQMFVFFGLAANNCFIMAAMSYDRYTAIHKPLHYPILMTHKICFQFITASWMVGFLVSLGIVIVVFNSSFCDSNTIQHFFCDISPVVSLACDYTSRHEMVIFGLSAFVLVGSCVFIVLSYVFIVSTVVKMPSAKGRYKAFSTCSSHLTVVCIHYGFAGFVYLRPKDRDSFREDMLMAVTYTVLTPLLNPIVYSLRNKEMQTALRKVLGKTGSSLRG from the exons ATGAGCAATCATACCACAGTGAGCACATTCCTTCTGTGGGGCTTTTCCAGTTTCCCAGACTTGCGGGGTCTCCTCTTTGTGATGATTTT CTCCCATGGGATCATCCTGACTGCAAATGTGTCCATAATGGTGGCCGTCAAGCTCAGCCACAACcttcacacccccatgtactttttcctctgtGGCCTGTCCTTTTCTGAAACCTGTAGCACTATGGCAATCATCCCCCGCATGTTAGTGGACTTGCTATCCGACAGCAAGACCATTTCTCTTCCTGAGTGTGCCACGCAGATGTTTGTCTTCTTCGGCTTGGCAGCCAATAACTGCTTCATCATGGCTGCCATGTCCTATGACCGTTACACTGCCATTCACAAGCCACTGCACTACCCCATCTTGATGACCCATAAGATCTGCTTTCAGTTCATCACGGCCTCTTGGATGGTTGGCTTCCTGGTTTCTCTGGGCATCGTCATTGTTGTATTCAACTCGTCTTTCTGTGACTCCAACACCATCCAGCACTTCTTCTGTGATATCTCACCTGTGGTCTCCCTTGCCTGTGACTACACCTCGCGTCACGAAATggttatttttgggctctctgcCTTTGTGTTGGTGGGCAGCTGTGTCTTCATCGTNC TGTCCTATGTCTTCATTGTGTCCACAGTTGTGAAGATGCCCTCTGCCAAGGGGAGGTATAAGGCCTTCTCCACTTGCTCCTCCCACCTCACTGTGGTGTGCATACACTATGGATTTGCTGGCTTTGTCTACCTGAGGCCCAAGGACAGGGACTCGTTCCGTGAGGACATGCTGATGGCTGTCACCTATACAGTGCTGACACCTCTGCTTAACCCCATCGTTTACAGtctcagaaacaaagaaatgcagACGGCCCTAAGGAAGGTACTAGGCAAGACAGGTTCATCCCTCAGAGGGTGA
- the LOC100476547 gene encoding olfactory receptor 502 — MDSLGGGNHTAVTGFILLGLTHDPVLRVILFTTILSIYLVTISGNLSAIILIRISPQLHHPMYFFLSHLALADIGYSSSVTPNMLVNFLVERNTISYLGCGVQLGSVVFFGSSECFLLAAMAYDRFVAICNPLLYSTKMCTRVCVRLLAVTYVGGVLNASSFTICFSFLFFCGPNQVNHFFCDFAPLVKLSCSDSSIPAAVPSFTSGSIIVVTVCVIAVSYVYILITILKMHSTEGRHKAFSTCTSHLTAVTLFYGTITFIYVMPKSSYSTDQNKVVSVFYLVVAPMLNPLIYSLRNSEMKGALKRELSRKVFS, encoded by the coding sequence ATGGATTCCCTGGGGGGTGGGAACCACACTGCAGTGACAGGGTTCATTTTGTTGGGCCTGACCCACGACCCTGTCCTTCGAGTCATCCTCTTCACGACCATCCTCAGCATCTACCTGGTGACCATATCTGGCAACCTGAGCGCAATCATTCTGATCAGGATCTCTCCTCAGCTTCACCaccctatgtatttttttctgagccaCTTGGCCTTGGCTGACATAGGCTATTCATCTTCTGTCACGCCCAACATGCTTGTAAACTTCCTGGTGGAGAGAAATACAATCTCCTATCTTGGCTGTGGCGTGCAGCTGGGTTCAGTTGTTTTCTTTGGGTCAAGTGAGTGCTTCCTGCTGGCTGCCATGGCCTATGATCGCTTCGTGGCAATCTGCAACCCACTGCTTTATTCAACCAAAATGTGCACACGAGTTTGTGTTCGCCTACTCGCGGTGACTTACGTAGGTGGTGTTCTCAATGCTTCCTCTTTCactatttgcttctcttttttattcttctgtggACCAAATCAAGTCAATCACTTCTTCTGTGATTTTGCTCCTTTAGTTAAACTCTCCTGTTCTGATAGCAGCATCCCAGCAGCTGTTCCCTCATTTACATCTGGCTCCATCATCGTAGTCACAGTGTGTGTCATAGCAGTCTCCTACGTCTATATCCTTATCACCATCCTGAAGATGCACTCCACGGAGGGTCGCCAcaaggccttctccacctgcacGTCCCACCTCACAGCGGTCACTCTGTTCTATGGGACCATCACCTTCATTTACGTGATGCCCAAGTCCTCCTATTCAACTGACCAGAACAAGGTGGTGTCTGTGTTCTATCTGGTGGTGGCCCCCATGTTGAACCCCCTCATCTACAGCCTCAGGAACAGCGAGATGAAGGGGGCTCTGAAGAGAGAGCTTAgcagaaaagtattttcttag